In Candidatus Beckwithbacteria bacterium, a single window of DNA contains:
- a CDS encoding DHH family phosphoesterase has translation MPDKLIVTHIFPDLDAIASVWLLQRFDDDLKTAKLEFVPAGKTYQNQAVDSDPTLIHVDTGMGRFDHHQDNERTCAAKLVFNYLKSQKKISLKYQSALERLIEIVTQADQFEDFYWEKPSDDRYEFFLQYLLDNFKLSGKLNDTELVYQGMALLDAVLFGLRQKIESEKEIAKGIKFKSKWGRSLGVETQIIFDIKLAHKLGFNLVVRKETETGFVSIKSQPKKDLDLGEVYDELKKADSQADWFFHSSRHIISNGSRHNKNVKPSRLSLKEIIEIIKNINPPVGGKGGVLNDNVHHRQGAAR, from the coding sequence GTGCCAGACAAATTGATTGTTACCCACATTTTTCCGGATTTGGATGCGATTGCCAGCGTGTGGTTGTTGCAGCGGTTTGATGATGATTTAAAAACCGCCAAACTGGAGTTTGTTCCGGCCGGAAAAACTTATCAAAACCAAGCAGTGGACTCTGATCCGACGCTAATTCATGTGGATACGGGCATGGGCAGATTTGACCATCACCAAGACAATGAAAGAACTTGTGCGGCTAAGCTCGTCTTTAATTATTTAAAGAGCCAAAAAAAGATTAGTTTAAAATATCAAAGTGCTTTAGAAAGGTTAATTGAGATTGTGACTCAAGCGGACCAGTTTGAAGATTTTTATTGGGAAAAACCCAGCGATGACCGTTATGAGTTTTTCCTGCAATATTTACTGGATAATTTTAAGTTATCAGGCAAGTTAAACGATACGGAATTAGTTTATCAGGGGATGGCGCTTCTGGACGCGGTTTTATTCGGCTTAAGGCAGAAAATTGAATCGGAAAAAGAAATCGCCAAGGGAATTAAATTTAAATCAAAATGGGGCCGGAGTTTGGGGGTAGAAACGCAGATTATTTTTGACATTAAATTGGCCCACAAACTGGGTTTTAATTTAGTAGTGCGCAAAGAAACGGAGACGGGGTTTGTGTCAATTAAGTCACAGCCAAAGAAAGACCTAGATCTAGGTGAAGTTTATGACGAACTAAAAAAAGCGGATAGCCAAGCGGACTGGTTTTTTCATTCCAGTCGGCATATAATTTCTAATGGCTCGCGGCATAACAAAAATGTTAAACCGAGCCGTTTAAGTTTAAAAGAAATTATCGAGATAATAAAGAATATCAATCCGCCAGTTGGCGGAAAAGGGGGTGTTTTAAACGACAATGTCCATCATCGTCAAGGCGCAGCCAGGTGA
- a CDS encoding GatB/YqeY domain-containing protein, whose protein sequence is MLTTATITKSLTAAMLKKDALRVSVLRLALAAVNNEKIAKGRELDEAEIIALLQKEVKKRHEAIALYNQGKRPELAQKEAAEIKIINEYLPAMMGEKELGELVKAMKKKGELGTDFGQAMRTVMAKVKGKAEGKLVAQIVKQEL, encoded by the coding sequence ATGCTTACGACAGCGACAATAACCAAAAGCTTAACAGCGGCGATGCTGAAAAAAGATGCCTTGCGGGTGTCGGTTTTGCGGCTGGCTTTGGCGGCGGTGAATAATGAAAAAATCGCCAAAGGCCGAGAGTTGGATGAAGCGGAAATAATCGCCTTGCTGCAAAAAGAGGTAAAAAAGCGACACGAAGCAATTGCGCTTTATAACCAAGGTAAACGGCCGGAATTGGCTCAAAAAGAAGCGGCTGAAATTAAAATTATCAATGAATATTTGCCGGCAATGATGGGTGAAAAAGAGTTGGGGGAATTAGTTAAAGCGATGAAGAAAAAAGGCGAGTTAGGAACCGATTTTGGCCAGGCGATGAGAACGGTAATGGCCAAGGTTAAAGGCAAAGCGGAGGGGAAATTGGTGGCCCAAATAGTGAAACAAGAGCTATGA
- the ybeY gene encoding rRNA maturation RNase YbeY has translation MKVVAEVSFVDEVEIKKLNFKYRKINQPTDVLSFPLENMQAGPDKIIRLGDIVICRQQAKKKGHSVAFLIKHAMLHLLGVHHK, from the coding sequence ATGAAAGTAGTGGCGGAAGTTTCTTTTGTTGATGAGGTGGAAATTAAAAAGTTAAATTTTAAGTATCGAAAGATTAATCAGCCGACGGATGTTTTGTCGTTTCCCTTAGAAAATATGCAAGCCGGGCCGGATAAAATTATCCGCCTGGGCGATATTGTGATTTGCCGCCAACAGGCAAAGAAAAAAGGCCATAGTGTCGCTTTTTTAATTAAGCACGCTATGCTACATTTGTTGGGGGTTCATCATAAATGA
- the dnaX gene encoding DNA polymerase III subunit gamma/tau, which produces MTLYLKYRPQKIKELDLESVRKTLGEVLASKNIPHAWLFSGPKGTGKTSSARILAKVVNCLSRKGAEPCNKCNSCQLFGSGRSLDLIEIDAASNRGIDDIRDLREKIKLSPAQAKYKIYIIDEAHMLTAEAFNALLKTLEEPPAHAKFILCTTEINRLPATIVSRCFQVKFNKATTSEIVRSLERAIKGEGIKIRPEDVGKIAKNSDGSFRDAVKILEELTQTGKTISSKRVAEVLEKGLAGQDLDDWLVMVYHGEKAKALDWFNKALNEGLDVRQFIVTALDRLREILLRRLGISVEAEEIPAIDDLEKLKKLIVKLLQVGKEMKGAVIESLAIELMIAELEESRSEDRGSTTEKSGQKPLVNKLGKLSLETVLEKWGQVLEAVRPHNHSLEALLKATKPAGFDGKCLNIQVFYKFHKEQLELDRYRQIIEETIAKVLAYPVTVKYYLGERKSRSIVKTESEKIEEIFTKGVN; this is translated from the coding sequence ATGACTTTATATTTAAAATACCGGCCGCAAAAAATTAAAGAACTGGATCTGGAGTCAGTCCGGAAAACCTTAGGGGAAGTCCTGGCATCAAAAAATATTCCCCATGCTTGGTTATTCAGCGGGCCAAAAGGCACGGGCAAGACTTCCAGCGCCAGAATTTTAGCGAAAGTGGTTAACTGTTTGTCACGCAAAGGAGCAGAGCCGTGCAACAAGTGCAATAGTTGTCAGTTGTTCGGTTCGGGCAGATCTTTAGATTTAATTGAAATCGACGCGGCTTCGAACCGGGGAATTGACGACATCCGCGATTTACGGGAGAAAATTAAGCTGTCGCCTGCTCAAGCAAAATACAAAATTTATATTATTGACGAAGCGCACATGCTGACGGCCGAGGCGTTTAACGCGCTGTTAAAAACCTTAGAGGAGCCGCCGGCGCACGCCAAGTTTATTTTATGCACGACAGAAATAAATAGACTGCCGGCAACAATTGTGTCGCGTTGCTTTCAGGTTAAGTTTAACAAGGCAACAACCTCAGAAATTGTCCGTTCTTTGGAACGGGCAATCAAAGGGGAAGGGATAAAAATCAGGCCGGAAGACGTGGGGAAAATTGCTAAAAACAGCGATGGTAGTTTCCGGGATGCGGTGAAAATTTTAGAAGAATTAACCCAAACTGGGAAAACGATCAGTTCTAAACGGGTAGCAGAAGTGTTGGAAAAAGGGTTAGCCGGACAAGACTTAGATGATTGGTTGGTAATGGTTTATCATGGGGAAAAAGCCAAGGCATTAGATTGGTTTAACAAAGCGTTAAATGAGGGATTGGACGTTAGGCAATTTATCGTGACAGCTTTAGACCGGCTGCGGGAGATTTTGCTGAGACGTTTGGGAATAAGCGTAGAGGCTGAGGAGATTCCGGCAATTGATGATTTGGAAAAATTAAAAAAATTAATTGTCAAGCTGCTGCAGGTCGGTAAGGAAATGAAAGGGGCGGTGATTGAAAGCCTAGCGATAGAATTAATGATAGCGGAGTTGGAAGAGTCCCGATCCGAAGATCGAGGATCCACGACTGAAAAGTCGGGACAAAAACCATTAGTTAATAAATTAGGAAAATTAAGCCTGGAGACGGTGTTGGAAAAGTGGGGGCAAGTTTTGGAAGCAGTGCGGCCGCATAATCATAGTTTGGAGGCCTTGCTAAAAGCGACGAAACCGGCAGGTTTTGACGGCAAATGTTTAAACATTCAGGTTTTTTATAAATTTCACAAAGAGCAGTTGGAGTTGGACCGCTACCGGCAAATAATTGAGGAGACGATTGCCAAAGTGTTAGCCTACCCGGTAACGGTAAAATATTATTTAGGAGAGAGAAAATCCCGATCGATAGTCAAAACAGAATCAGAAAAAATAGAAGAAATTTTTACGAAGGGGGTGAATTAA
- a CDS encoding YbaB/EbfC family nucleoid-associated protein, which translates to MFDKVKQLANLKKMRDQAMAIQKQLAQEEIEINEDNIKIVISGDQKLKLLEIDGLTNERVLELINKAIKKSQEMAAKKLAEMSGGLSGLLKGQSPLGE; encoded by the coding sequence GTGTTTGATAAAGTCAAACAATTAGCCAACTTAAAAAAGATGCGCGACCAGGCGATGGCGATCCAGAAGCAACTAGCCCAGGAAGAAATTGAGATTAACGAAGACAACATTAAAATTGTGATCAGCGGTGACCAAAAATTAAAATTATTGGAAATTGACGGTTTAACTAACGAGAGGGTTTTAGAATTGATTAACAAAGCCATTAAAAAATCACAGGAGATGGCGGCCAAAAAATTAGCAGAAATGAGCGGCGGTTTAAGCGGTTTATTAAAAGGCCAAAGTCCATTAGGAGAATAG